A single genomic interval of Festucalex cinctus isolate MCC-2025b chromosome 16, RoL_Fcin_1.0, whole genome shotgun sequence harbors:
- the LOC144003194 gene encoding ankyrin repeat and SOCS box protein 13-like isoform X1: MPRTSNFTRFHTSAPFPATAGRVSILAPTTACSRAAPHFSEVLRIAETDTLHTRTHRLERANERHQVGSASIGMQPTCHKLDPESKLMCEKLEVPLPLWHTPHICKSADIKISWKGCWSERTEVHKAAALGQASLLQQLIECGASVNIVAVDSITPLHEACVRGQTQCARLLLDAGAQVDARNVDGSTPLCEACSVGSLECVRLLLERGAKANPALTSRTASPLHEACMGGNSDCVKLLIAEGACLEAYDLYYGTPLHVACANQNACCVKELLNAGANVNAARLHQTALHHAAKGAQVEMIETLVEFGANIYTRDKHNKKPIDYASPGSPTETCLRFYEAIPMSLQQLSRLAVRRKLGTRALKVVAQLQIPKLIISYLCYQ; this comes from the exons atgccacggacttccaACTTTACGCGTTTCCACACATCAgcgccgtttccggccactgctggccgCGTTTCAATACTCGCACCCACAACCGCGTGCTCTCGCGCGGCGCCTCACTTCTCTGAAGTGCTTCGGATAGCTGAGACAGATacactacacactcgcacccaTCGACTGGAACGCGCAAACGAGAGGCACCAAGTCGGAAGTGCAAGTATTGGGATGCAGCCCACATGTCACAAATTGGAcccggaatcaaagctgatgtgtgaaaAGCTGGAAGTCCCGCTTCCTCTGTGGCATACACCCCATATATGTAAAAGTGCAGATATTAAAATATCATGGAAAG GCTGCTGGTCTGAGAGAACTGAGGTCCACAAGGCGGCGGCGCTCGGTCAGGCTTCCCTTCTGCAGCAACTCATCGAGTGCGGCGCCTCTGTCAACATTGTGGCGGTGGACTCCATCACACCCCTGCATGAGGCTTGCGTCCGCGGGCAGACCCAGTGTGCCCGGCTGCTTCTGGACGCCGGAGCGCAG GTGGATGCGAGGAACGTGGATGGCAGCACCCCGCTGTGTGAAGCCTGCTCTGTGGGCAGTTTGGAGTGTGTGAGGCTCTTGTTGGAACgaggtgccaaagccaacccTGCCCTCACTTCTCGCACTGCCTCACCCCTCCATGAGGCCTGCATGGGAG GAAACTCAGACTGTGTAAAATTGCTGATTGCTGAGGGTGCTTGTCTGGAGGCGTACGACCTTTACTACGGGACCCCGCTGCATGTAGCCTGTGCAAACCAAAACGCATGCTGTGTGAAAGAGCTCCTCAATGCTG GTGCCAATGTGAACGCTGCCCGGCTGCACCAGACGGCCCTGCACCACGCCGCAAAGGGTGCACAAGTTGAAATGATCGAGACCCTCGTGGAGTTCGGCGCCAACATTTACACCCGGGATAAACACAACAAGAAACCCATCGACTACGCCTCGCCGGGCTCTCCTACTGAAACCTGCCTGAGGTTTTACGAGG CCATTCCCATGAGTCTGCAGCAACTCAGCAGGTTGGCAGTGCGACGGAAGCTGGGCACGAGGGCTCTGAAGGTCGTAGCTCAACTCCAGATACCAAAGCTCATTATCAGCTACCTTTGCTATCAGTGA
- the LOC144003194 gene encoding ankyrin repeat and SOCS box protein 13-like isoform X2: MDLENMQPYYFGDISCWSERTEVHKAAALGQASLLQQLIECGASVNIVAVDSITPLHEACVRGQTQCARLLLDAGAQVDARNVDGSTPLCEACSVGSLECVRLLLERGAKANPALTSRTASPLHEACMGGNSDCVKLLIAEGACLEAYDLYYGTPLHVACANQNACCVKELLNAGANVNAARLHQTALHHAAKGAQVEMIETLVEFGANIYTRDKHNKKPIDYASPGSPTETCLRFYEAIPMSLQQLSRLAVRRKLGTRALKVVAQLQIPKLIISYLCYQ; the protein is encoded by the exons ATGGACCTGGAAAACATGCAGCCATATTACTTCGGAGATATCA GCTGCTGGTCTGAGAGAACTGAGGTCCACAAGGCGGCGGCGCTCGGTCAGGCTTCCCTTCTGCAGCAACTCATCGAGTGCGGCGCCTCTGTCAACATTGTGGCGGTGGACTCCATCACACCCCTGCATGAGGCTTGCGTCCGCGGGCAGACCCAGTGTGCCCGGCTGCTTCTGGACGCCGGAGCGCAG GTGGATGCGAGGAACGTGGATGGCAGCACCCCGCTGTGTGAAGCCTGCTCTGTGGGCAGTTTGGAGTGTGTGAGGCTCTTGTTGGAACgaggtgccaaagccaacccTGCCCTCACTTCTCGCACTGCCTCACCCCTCCATGAGGCCTGCATGGGAG GAAACTCAGACTGTGTAAAATTGCTGATTGCTGAGGGTGCTTGTCTGGAGGCGTACGACCTTTACTACGGGACCCCGCTGCATGTAGCCTGTGCAAACCAAAACGCATGCTGTGTGAAAGAGCTCCTCAATGCTG GTGCCAATGTGAACGCTGCCCGGCTGCACCAGACGGCCCTGCACCACGCCGCAAAGGGTGCACAAGTTGAAATGATCGAGACCCTCGTGGAGTTCGGCGCCAACATTTACACCCGGGATAAACACAACAAGAAACCCATCGACTACGCCTCGCCGGGCTCTCCTACTGAAACCTGCCTGAGGTTTTACGAGG CCATTCCCATGAGTCTGCAGCAACTCAGCAGGTTGGCAGTGCGACGGAAGCTGGGCACGAGGGCTCTGAAGGTCGTAGCTCAACTCCAGATACCAAAGCTCATTATCAGCTACCTTTGCTATCAGTGA
- the asb13a.1 gene encoding ankyrin repeat and SOCS box protein 13a.1 isoform X2, producing MAVTPARSSSLHDLGMWADRTALHEAASHGRALQLIRLIESEASVNIVTVDNITPLHEACLQAHTHCARLLLEAGAQVDVRTIHGSTPLCNACASGSLECVKLLLQYGAQVNPSLTALTASPLHEACIQGNPEIVRLLIASGAQLEAYDVHFGPPLHIACAKARVECVRELLLAGADVNSSKFHETALHHAARLDTPDVMELLVEFGANTYSVDNWGRKPGDYSPPASLSYDRLRFYERNPLSLQQLCRITVRRALGTSASVVIGLLDIARRIRSYLQFCDHPTSLDLHMDV from the exons ATGGCGGTGACACCAGCACGAAGTTCATCTTTGCACGATTTAG GCATGTGGGCGGACCGGACTGCCCTCCACGAAGCCGCATCTCACGGCAGGGCTTTACAGCTGATACGGTTGATAGAGAGTGAAGCGTCGGTCAACATCGTGACCGTGGACAACATCACGCCGCTTCACGAAGCCTGTCTTCAAGCTCACACGCATTGCGCCCGGCTCCTTTTGGAAGCTGGAGCCCAG GTGGATGTGCGGACTATCCATGGCAGCACTCCCCTCTGCAATGCCTGTGCTTCTGGTAGCTTGGAGTGCGTCAAGCTCCTCTTGCAGTACGGTGCCCAAGTCAACCCGTCACTCACTGCTTTGACTGCATCCCCCCTCCACGAGGCCTGCATCCAAG GAAATCCTGAGATAGTAAGGCTGCTGATAGCAAGTGGTGCCCAGCTGGAGGCGTATGACGTCCACTTTGGCCCGCCGCTACACATTGCGTGTGCAAAAGCGCGTGTGGAATGCGTCAGGGAGCTTCTGCTTGCAG GCGCCGACGTGAATTCAAGCAAGTTTCACGAGACCGCCTTGCACCATGCGGCTCGACTGGACACGCCGGACGTGATGGAGCTGCTGGTGGAGTTCGGAGCCAACACGTACTCTGTCGACAACTGGGGACGAAAGCCCGGCGACTACTCACCACCAGCCTCGCTGTCCTATGACCGTCTCAGGTTTTACGAAA GAAACCCTCTCAGCCTTCAGCAGCTTTGTAGAATCACTGTGAGGAGGGCTCTTGGTACCTCTGCCTCGGTGGTCATCGGTTTGCTGGACATAGCCCGTCGAATTCGAAGCTATCTCCAGTTTTGTGATCATCCCACATCGCTAGACCTCCATATGGACGTTTGA
- the asb13a.1 gene encoding ankyrin repeat and SOCS box protein 13a.1 isoform X1 — protein sequence MTWHLPLCRLFLFCYIFALEQGMWADRTALHEAASHGRALQLIRLIESEASVNIVTVDNITPLHEACLQAHTHCARLLLEAGAQVDVRTIHGSTPLCNACASGSLECVKLLLQYGAQVNPSLTALTASPLHEACIQGNPEIVRLLIASGAQLEAYDVHFGPPLHIACAKARVECVRELLLAGADVNSSKFHETALHHAARLDTPDVMELLVEFGANTYSVDNWGRKPGDYSPPASLSYDRLRFYERNPLSLQQLCRITVRRALGTSASVVIGLLDIARRIRSYLQFCDHPTSLDLHMDV from the exons ATGACGTGGCACCTTCCCCTTTGCCgcttatttcttttttgttacatttttgctTTGGAACAAGGCATGTGGGCGGACCGGACTGCCCTCCACGAAGCCGCATCTCACGGCAGGGCTTTACAGCTGATACGGTTGATAGAGAGTGAAGCGTCGGTCAACATCGTGACCGTGGACAACATCACGCCGCTTCACGAAGCCTGTCTTCAAGCTCACACGCATTGCGCCCGGCTCCTTTTGGAAGCTGGAGCCCAG GTGGATGTGCGGACTATCCATGGCAGCACTCCCCTCTGCAATGCCTGTGCTTCTGGTAGCTTGGAGTGCGTCAAGCTCCTCTTGCAGTACGGTGCCCAAGTCAACCCGTCACTCACTGCTTTGACTGCATCCCCCCTCCACGAGGCCTGCATCCAAG GAAATCCTGAGATAGTAAGGCTGCTGATAGCAAGTGGTGCCCAGCTGGAGGCGTATGACGTCCACTTTGGCCCGCCGCTACACATTGCGTGTGCAAAAGCGCGTGTGGAATGCGTCAGGGAGCTTCTGCTTGCAG GCGCCGACGTGAATTCAAGCAAGTTTCACGAGACCGCCTTGCACCATGCGGCTCGACTGGACACGCCGGACGTGATGGAGCTGCTGGTGGAGTTCGGAGCCAACACGTACTCTGTCGACAACTGGGGACGAAAGCCCGGCGACTACTCACCACCAGCCTCGCTGTCCTATGACCGTCTCAGGTTTTACGAAA GAAACCCTCTCAGCCTTCAGCAGCTTTGTAGAATCACTGTGAGGAGGGCTCTTGGTACCTCTGCCTCGGTGGTCATCGGTTTGCTGGACATAGCCCGTCGAATTCGAAGCTATCTCCAGTTTTGTGATCATCCCACATCGCTAGACCTCCATATGGACGTTTGA
- the gdi2 gene encoding rab GDP dissociation inhibitor beta, with protein MNDEYDVIVLGTGLTECILSGIMSVKGKKVLHMDRNAYYGGESASITPLDDLYARFNFPGKPPESMGRGRDWNVDLVPKFLMANGQLVRMLLITQVTRYLDFKVIEGSFVYKGGSIHKVPSTESEALKSSLMGIFEKRRFKKLLVYIANFDENDPKTMEGIDPRKTPMKAIFEKFSLGKDVIDFTGHSLALYRTDDYLNEPCLETINRIKLYSESLARYGKSPYLYPLYGLGELPQGFARLSAIYGGTYMLNKPIEEIVMENGKVVGVKSEGEIARCKQLICDPTYFMSRTKKVGQVIRAICILSHPIGNTSDINSCQIIIPQNQVNRKHDIYVCMISFAHNVAAQGKYIAIASTTVETNDPEKEIKPALDLLAPIDQKFVSISDQYTPTDLGKESQIFISRSYDATTHFETTCDDIKDIYRRMTGSDFDFAEMERTKKDIYGDGAE; from the exons ATGAATGACGAATACGACGTTATCGTCCTCGGCACCGGACTGACG GAATGCATCTTATCTGGAATCATGTCGGTGAAGGGGAAGAAGGTGCTGCACATGGACCGCAATGCTTACTATGGAGGAGAGAGTGCCTCCATCACGCCTTTGGACGAt CTCTATGCACGCTTCAACTTTCCTGGCAAACCTCCCGAGTCCATGGGAAGAGGTCGAGATTGGAACGTGGACCTGGTCCCTAAATTCCTGATGGCTAATG GTCAACTGGTCCGCATGTTGCTGATCACCCAGGTGACCCGCTACCTTGATTTCAAAGTGATTGAGGGCAGCTTTGTGTATAAGGGCGGCAGCATCCACAAAGTCCCTTCCACGGAGTCTGAGGCTCTCAAGTCAA GTCTTATGGGGATCTTTGAGAAACGACGCTTCAAGAAATTGCTGGTCTACATCGCCAACTTCGACGAAAACGACCCTAAAACCATGGAGGGTATTGACCCCCGCAAGACGCCCATGAAGGCTATTTTTGAAAAGTTTAGCTTGGGCAAGGATGTCATCGACTTCACTGGCCACTCCCTCGCTCTCTACCGCACAGATGA TTACCTGAATGAGCCCTGCCTTGAAACAATAAATAGGATAAAGCTTTACAGCGAGTCCCTCGCCAGATATGGCAAGAGCCCATACCTCTACCCCCTGTATGGCTTGGGAGAACTGCCACAAGGCTTTGCCAG GCTGAGTGCGATCTATGGTGGGACGTATATGTTAAAcaagcccattgaagagatagtGATGGAAAACGGAAAGGTGGTTGGGGTCAAGTCAGAGGGGGAG ATCGCCAGATGCAAGCAGCTGATTTGTGACCCCACCTACTTTATGAGTCGTACCAAGAAGGTGGGCCAGGTGATCAGGGCCATCTGCATCTTGAGCCACCCCATCGGCAACACGTCTGACATCAACTCTTGCCAGATCATCATCCCCCAGAATCAGGTCAACAGGAAGCACG ACATCTACGTTTGtatgatctcctttgctcacaACGTGGCGGCGCAGGGCAAGTACATTGCCATCGCCAGCACCACAGTGGAAACAAACGACCCTGAGAAAGAGATCAAGCCCGCCCTGGACCTACTGGCGCCCATCGATCAGAAGTTTGTCAGCATCAGTGACCAGTATACTCCTACTGACCTGGGCAAAGAAAGCCAG ATCTTCATCTCCCGTTCGTACGATGCCACCACACACTTTGAGACCACCTGCGACGACATCAAGGACATCTACCGGAGGATGACGGGCTCGGACTTTGACTTTGCCGAGATGGAGCGCACCAAGAAGGACATCTACGGCGACGGCGCCGAGTAG
- the ankrd16 gene encoding ankyrin repeat domain-containing protein 16 translates to MDEDGLKVLVKLTQEGQFSSLKKQMKTCGLMEASRHKHFGRSRDTLVHYAARHGHLNILDYLIKEVGTDVEVYNNDYKRPLHEAASMGHLACVSYLLQRGAKVDSLKKADWTPLMMACTRRNLDVIRELIEFSANPLLKNKDGWNAFHIACREGDPLVVRYLLDVTPDVWRSESKTRRTPLHTAAMHGCEEVVGILLERCDYTPNDKDSCGVTPFMDAVRNGHISLARLLLEKHQASPTTADILGVQPVHQVAVTGQEEALRFLVRELHVDVNQKATGLQLTSLHYAAKEGHVSTIKTLLDLGADLHVRDKKGRTALHMASIGQHAEAARTLMQLGLEDSQDASGTMARQLAKKSDIMQVFDCS, encoded by the exons ATGGACGAAGACGGTCTCAAAGTGCTGGTGAAACTAACCCAGGAAGGACAGTTTAGCTCTCTGAAAAAACAGATGAAGACATGCGGACTAATGGAGGCTAGCCGACACAAACACTTCGGCCGCTCCAGAGATACTCTTGTACACTACGCCGCCCGACATGGACACTTGAACATTTTAGACTATCTTATAAAAGAAGTCGGCACCGATGTGGAAGTTTATAACAACGACTACAAGCGGCCGCTGCACGAAGCTGCTTCCATGGGCCACCTAGCATGTGTTAGCTATCTGCTGCAAAGGGGAGCGAAAGTGGACAGTTTAAAGAAGGCGGATTG GACCCCTCTGATGATGGCCTGTACTCGGAGGAACCTGGACGTGATCCGAGAGCTGATAGAGTTCTCTGCGAACCCGCTTCTGAAAAACAAAGATGGCTGGAATGCCTTCCACATCGCCTGTAGGGAGGGTGATCCCTTGGTGGTCCGTTACCTCCTCGACGTCACCCCGGATGTGTGGAGAAGTGAAAGTAAGACGCGCAGGACACCTCTGCACACTGCGG CTATGCATGGTTGTGAGGAGGTTGTTGGCATCTTGCTTGAGAG ATGCGACTATACCCCGAATGACAAAGACAGCTGCGGGGTCACACCTTTCATGGATGCGGTGAGGAACGGACACATTTCATTGGCCAGGCTTCTTTTGGAGAAACACCAG GCATCTCCAACTACAGCTGACATACTTGGGGTCCAGCCAGTGCACCAGGTGGCCGTCACTGGCCAGGAGGAGGCGCTGCGGTTCCTAGTAAGGGAGCTCCATGTTGACGTCAACCAGAAGGCCACTGGCTTGCAGCTCACCTCCTTGCATTATGCTGCCAAG GAAGGCCATGTTTCCACTATAAAGACGCTACTAGATCTGGGAGCAGATCTTCATGTTCGGGACAAAAAGGGAAGAACAG CTCTCCACATGGCTTCCATTGGACAGCACGCGGAAGCCGCCAGGACGTTGATGCAGCTCGGGCTCGAAGATTCCCAGGATGCATCTGGCACTATGGCACGCCAGCTTGCCAAAAAGTCTGACATAATGCAAGTCTTTGACTGCAGTTAA
- the glt8d2 gene encoding glycosyltransferase 8 domain-containing protein 2 — MALLRKINQVLVLLLVLMLYLLLHSALLRSSSPHKISGHWKKLGGTMEREIEHVIPVVICASEERMGATMATINSIRSNTDADVLFYIVTLRDAVTLTRRYIEETQLKGIKYKILEFNPMVLKGKVKPDSSRPDLLHPLNFVRFYLPLLEMNHERVIYLDDDVIVQGDIQDLFKIKLKPQHAAAFATDCDLPSTHEMVRSVGMQTTYMGFLDYRKQEVKDLGINPNDCSFNPGVFVADIREWKKQKITKQLQKCMEDNVKLNIYSSAMAGGVATPPMLIVFHDKYTILDPIWHVRHLGWSPDAGYPESFVQKAQLLHWNGPFKPWGYPAVHTERWEKWFIPDPSGKFSLMRP, encoded by the exons ATGGCTCTTCTGAGAAAAA TCAATCAGGTCCTGGTGCTGCTGCTGGTGCTGATGCTCTACCTGCTCCTGCACAGCGCGCTACTTAGATCCTCCAGTCCACACAAAATTTCAg GTCACTGGAAGAAACTCGGTGGTACCATGGAGAGAGAAATTGAACACGTTATTCCCGTTGTCATCTGCGCGTCGGAGGAACGCATGGGCGCAACCATGGCGACCATCAACAGCATCCGTAGCAACACGGATGCTGATGTGCTCTTCTATATTGTTACACTACGGGACGCTGTTACACTCACCAG GCGTTACATAGAGGAAACTCAACTAAAAGGCATTAAATATAAGATCTTGGAGTTTAATCCAATGGTTCTGAAGGGGAAAGTGAAGCCAGACTCCTCCAGACCGGATCTATTGCACCCG CTCAACTTTGTGCGCTTTTACCTACCATTGCTTGAAATGAACCATGAGAGGGTCATATACTtagatgatgatgtcattgttcAAG GTGACATTCAGGATCTGTTCAAAATCAAACTAAAGCCGCAACACGCCGCCGCTTTCGCCACCGACTGTGACCTGCCCTCCACTCACGAGATGGTGCGCAGCGTTGGCATGCAG ACAACCTACATGGGCTTCCTGGACTACAGAAAACAAGAAGTGAAAGACCTCGGCATCAATCCCAATGACTGCTCCTTCAACCCTGGTGTGTTTGTGGCTGATATACGTGAATGGAAAAAGCAGAAGATTACCAAACAGCTCCAGAAGTGCATGGAGGACAATGTCAA GTTAAACATCTACAGCAGCGCTATGGCTGGTGGTGTAGCCACTCCACCTAtgctcattgtttttcatgacaAATACACAATACTGGACCCAATCTGGCACGTCAGACATCTGG GTTGGAGTCCAGATGCTGGCTATCCCGAGAGCTTCGTGCAGAAGGCACAGCTGCTGCACTGGAACGGCCCATTCAAACCGTGGGGGTATCCTGCTGTTCACACAGAACGCTGGGAGAAATGGTTCATCCCAGATCCGTCCGGGAAGTTCTCCTTGATGAGGCCATAG